A section of the Tenrec ecaudatus isolate mTenEca1 chromosome 15, mTenEca1.hap1, whole genome shotgun sequence genome encodes:
- the ZBTB14 gene encoding zinc finger and BTB domain-containing protein 14, with the protein MEFFISMSETIKYNDDDHKTLFLKTLNEQRLEGEFCDIAIVVEDVKFRAHRCVLAACSTYFKKLFKKLEVDSSSVIEIDFLRSDIFEEVLNYMYTAKISVKKEDVNLMMSSGQILGIRFLDKLCSQKRDVSSPEESNGQSKSKYCLKINRPLGDAADPQDDDVEEIGDQDDSPSEGTVEGTPPSQEDGKSPTTTLRVQEAILKELGSEEVRKVNCYGQEVESMETPESKDLGSQTPQALTFNDGMSEVKDEQTPGWTTAASDMKFEYLLYGHHREQIACQACGKTFSDEGRLRKHEKLHTADRPFVCEMCTKGFTTQAHLKEHLKIHTGYKPYSCEVCGKSFIRAPDLKKHERVHSNERPFACHMCDKAFKHKSHLKDHERRHRGEKPFVCGSCTKAFAKASDLKRHENNMHSERKQVTPSAIQSETEQLQAAAMAAEAEQQLETIACS; encoded by the exons ATG GAGTTTTTCATCAGTATGTCTGAAACCATTAAATATAATGACGATGATCATAAAACTCTGTTTCTGAAAACACTCAACGAGCAACgcttggaaggagaattttgtgaCATCGCCATCGTGGTGGAAGATGTGAAATTCAGAGCACACCGATGTGTCCTGGCCGCCTGCAGCACCTACTTTAAAAAGCTCTTCAAGAAGCTCGAGGTTGATAGCTCTTCCGTAATCGAAATTGATTTTCTTCGCTCGGATATTTTTGAAGAGGTCCTGAACTACATGTACACAGCCAAGATTTCCGTCAAAAAAGAAGACGTCAACTTAATGATGTCGTCAGGCCAGATCCTTGGTATCCGCTTCTTGGATAAACTCTGTtcccaaaagcgggacgtctccAGCCCGGAGGAAAGCAACGGCCAGTCCAAGAGCAAGTACTGCCTGAAGATCAACCGGCCCCTGGGCGATGCGGCCGACCCGCAGGATGACGACGTGGAGGAAATTGGAGACCAGGACGACAGTCCTTCTGAGGGCACGGTGGAAGGCACCCCGCCCAGCCAAGAGGACGGCAAGTCCCCCACGACGACGCTCAGGGTGCAGGAAGCGATTTTGAAAGAGCTGGGGAGCGAAGAAGTCCGCAAAGTCAACTGCTACGGCCAAGAAGTAGAGTCCATGGAGACCCCGGAATCAAAAGACTTGGGGTCCCAAACCCCGCAGGCCTTAACCTTTAATGACGGAATGAGTGAAGTGAAGGACGAACAGACCCCAGGCTGGACGACCGCCGCCAGCGATATGAAGTTCGAGTACCTGCTGTACGGGCACCACCGGGAGCAGATTGCCTGCCAAGCCTGCGGCAAGACGTTTTCAGACGAAGGCCGCCTGAGGAAGCACGAAAAGCTGCACACGGCCGACAGGCCGTTTGTTTGCGAGATGTGCACGAAAGGGTTCACCACGCAGGCCCACCTGAAAGAACACCTGAAAATCCACACGGGGTACAAGCCTTACAGCTGTGAGGTGTGTGGGAAATCGTTCATTCGCGCCCCAGACCTCAAGAAGCACGAGCGAGTCCACAGTAACGAGAGGCCCTTCGCCTGCCACATGTGTGACAAGGCCTTCAAACACAAGTCCCACCTCAAGGATCATGAGCGGAGACACAGAGGGGAGAAGCCGTTTGTCTGTGGCTCCTGCACCAAGGCCTTTGCCAAGGCCTCCGATCTGAAAAGGCACGAGAACAATATGCACAGCGAACGGAAGCAAGTGACCCCCAGTGCCATCCAGAGCGAGACCGAACAGTTGCAGGCAGCGGCAATGGCTGCCGAAGCCgagcagcagctggaaaccatCGCCTGCAGCTAG